The Actinotalea sp. JY-7876 sequence GCCGGCGCAGGTCACGCGTGCCGGTGGCGGCGTCGACGACGCCGACCGTGAGGAACAGCGACGCCTTGAACATGGCGTGGGCGCCGAGCATCGCGATGCCCGCGAGCGCGGCGGCGCGCGAGCCGGACCCGACGAGCATGACCAGCAGGCCGAGCTGGCTCACGGTGCCGAAGGCGAGGACCAGCTTGAGGTCGTACTGGCGCAGCGCGCGGTAGCCGCCGTGGACCAGCGTCCACGCGCCGAGTCCCAGCACCACGACCTGCCACGCCGCCAGGTCGGCGAATCCGGGGGCGAACCGCGCGACGAGGTACACGCCGGCCTTGACCATCGCGGCGGCGTGCAGGTAGGCCGAGACGGGCGTCGGCGCGGCCATGGCCGACGGCAGCCAGAAGTGCAGGGGCACGAGCGCGGACTTGCTCACGGCCCCCGCGAGCAGCAGCACGACGGCGACCGTGACGCCGGCGCCCGACGGCGGGTCCGCGATGACCTCCGACATCCGGTAGGTGCCCGCGTGCTCGCCGAGGATCACCAGCCCCACGAGCATCGCGAGGCCGCCCGCGGTCGTGAGGATGATGGCCTGCATCGCCGCGCGGCGGGACGCCTTGCGGTCGGCGTAGTGGCCGATCAGCAGGTAGGAGAAGACGGTCGTGAGCTCCCAGAACGTGTACAGGAGCAGCATGTCGTCGGTCGTGACGAGGCCCAGCATCGAGCCGGCGAAGGCGACGAGGACCCCGCCGAACCGGCCGAGGCCCGACGCGGACCGCGAGAAGTAGGCCGACGAGTACACGAGCACGAGCGCCCCGACGCCGCCCACGAGCAGCACCATGAGCCACGACAGCGTGTCGAGGCGGAACGCCAGCTCCATCCCGATGGACGGGACCCACTCGACGATCTCGACGGGGCCGTCCCCGGCCATGACGGCGCTCGTCTGGCTGAGCGCCCACGCGGCGGCCGAGGCCGGCGCGAGGGCCAGGATCAGGAACGCGCGGCGTCCGAGGAGGCGGCAGAGTGCGGGCGCGACGAGGGCCACCAGGAGGTGAACCGCGAGCAGCAGCAGCACGTCCGCTCCGTCCTGTTGGGCGGTGGTCGGTCGGTCGGCGGCCCGGCGCGCTCGCCGAGGGTGCGGCGGCACGGGGCCAGGGTCAGGCTGAGAAGGGTGGCGGTGAGCCCCGCCGGCCCCCGGGCGCCGTCGCAGCACCCCGGGGGTCCAAGTCTACCGGCTGCGATGCGGTGACCTTCACCGTGCGGTCATGCCCGGGTCAAGCCATGGCCGCGCTGCTCCGGACCGGCGGGCGGCGGCCCGGGCGCCGGTCACGAGCCCGCCGCGACCGACCGGCTAGCGTGACAGGGTGCCCGCGCTGCAGCTCACCGCCCTGGTCATCGCCCTGGCCGCGACCGTCGTCGGGGTCTGGACGTTCGCCCTCGGCGTCCGCGCGATCGTGCGCACGCTGCGCCGGGGCGGGCCGGCGGCGGGCCGCACCGACCACCCCGTGCGACGGACCTGGCTGGTGGCGAAGGAGCTGGTCGGCCACGGCCGGTTCCAGCACCGGCCGTTCGTCCGCGTCGCGCACTGGGCCGTCATGGTCAGCTTCCCGCTGCTCTTCCTCACGCTCGTCCAGGCCTACGGCCAGCTCGTCGACCCGCACTTCGCCGTCCCGCTGGTGGGGCGCCTGCTCCCGTTCGAGTGGCTGACCGAGGCGATCGCGTGGCTCTCGCTCGTCGGGATCGTGCTCCTCATCGCTGTGCGCCAGCGCGAGCACCCGCGACGCGGTCGGGCCGCGCGGCCGTCGGCCGCGGTGTCGACGCCCGCCGGGGAGATGGCGCCGCCGGACGGGCGCGCCTCGCGGTTCTTCGGATCGAACTGGGCGCAGGCCTACGTCGTCGAGGGCGTCGTCCTGGGCGTGGTGGTGTGCGTGCTGCTGCTGCGCGGGCTCGAGTACGCGATGGCGGTGCAGGGCAGCACCCTCGGCTGGTTCGCCTACGCGCCGCTGTCGCAGGAGGTCCACGCGCCGGGCGCGGGGACCTACCCGGCGGCGCCCGGGTCGCTCGCGCACTTCCCGCTCACCGCCTGGTTCGGCCAGTGGTTCACCGGCTGGTCCCCGGCCGCCGTCGAGGCGGCGATCGTGGTCGTCGCGCTGCTGAAGATCCTCATCTCGATGAGCTGGATGGTGATCGTGGGCCGGCGGCCCGCGATGGGCGTCTCGTGGCACCGGTTCCTCGCGGTCGTCAACGTCTGGGCCCGCCGCGAGGTCGACGGTCGCCCGGCGCTCGGCGCGCTCCCGCCGCTCCGCGTCGGCGGCGAGGCCGTGGACCTCGAGAAGCTGGAGGACCTGCCCGACGACGTCCGGCTCGGCGTCGGGCAGGTCGAGGACTTCACCTGGAAGGGCCTGCTCGACTTCTCCACGTGCACCGAGTGCGGCCGCTGCCAGGAGCAGTGCCCGGCCTGGAACACGGGCAAGCCGCTCTCGCCCAAGCTCGTCGTCACGGCGCTGCGCGACCACGCGTACGCGACGGCGCCGTACCTGCGGGCCGCGGCGAACGCGTCGACGGAGCCGGCCGGGCACACCGCGACGACCGGGCACGTGCCGCTGCCGTGGGAGGGCGGGCCCGGACCGGCCGACGAGAGCCACGCCGGCGTCGACGTCCTGACGCTCGTGGGCGACGTCGTCGACCCGCAGGCGCTGTGGGACTGCACGATGTGCGGCGCGTGCGTCCAGCAGTGCCCCGTCGACATCGAGCACGTCGACCACATCGTCGACCTGCGCCGCAACC is a genomic window containing:
- a CDS encoding (Fe-S)-binding protein; amino-acid sequence: MPALQLTALVIALAATVVGVWTFALGVRAIVRTLRRGGPAAGRTDHPVRRTWLVAKELVGHGRFQHRPFVRVAHWAVMVSFPLLFLTLVQAYGQLVDPHFAVPLVGRLLPFEWLTEAIAWLSLVGIVLLIAVRQREHPRRGRAARPSAAVSTPAGEMAPPDGRASRFFGSNWAQAYVVEGVVLGVVVCVLLLRGLEYAMAVQGSTLGWFAYAPLSQEVHAPGAGTYPAAPGSLAHFPLTAWFGQWFTGWSPAAVEAAIVVVALLKILISMSWMVIVGRRPAMGVSWHRFLAVVNVWARREVDGRPALGALPPLRVGGEAVDLEKLEDLPDDVRLGVGQVEDFTWKGLLDFSTCTECGRCQEQCPAWNTGKPLSPKLVVTALRDHAYATAPYLRAAANASTEPAGHTATTGHVPLPWEGGPGPADESHAGVDVLTLVGDVVDPQALWDCTMCGACVQQCPVDIEHVDHIVDLRRNQVLMESAFPDELGPMFTKLERQSNPWGLPARQRLDWAKGLDFPVRVIGVDVEDASEVEYLFWVGCAGAYEDRAKKTTRAVAELLHLADVSFAVLGDGESCSGDPARRAGNEFLFQMLAQANVEVLTEAKAQRIVVTCAHCFNTIAREYPQLGGRYDVVHHTELLDRLVGEGRLTPVARPGEAPAEDVVTYHDPCYLGRHNQIYTPPRELLGALPGVRLAEMPRTRERSFCCGGGGARVWMEETTGTRIGTDRAAEAIGTGASAIATGCPFCTIMLTDGVAAASAATDGAGGTGGAAPKPEVLDVARLLLDAVRPPQP